DNA sequence from the Malus sylvestris chromosome 10, drMalSylv7.2, whole genome shotgun sequence genome:
AGGGATGCACCAAAGGGCAtgttttgctttggcagagatgaACATATGGTCATCCTAAGATAATGCCAGCCCAACTGAGTCTTTATGATTGAAGGACTTTAAAGGCATCCTTATGATTGAAACCCTCTTACACCATGAGAAAACACTAACTGCTCACTAACCCTTCCTTGTTAACATATATTCAGTTTGGTTAGACGTCACTATACTCAACAATCAATGACACCTTTAGTCTGGTTAAACAGCAAAGGAACCGTAGAACCTGCCTAGCTTAGGAGACCTTTAGTTTGGTTAAACAACACTTTTTTATCTTCGTtcgttatctatccaagtctcagccAGCAAAGAGTTTCTAATTTTTCTCACCAAAAGAGGTCACCTTATCAACTTCCTAGCGAAGTGAGGTATTCTATGATTGGTTACTCCGAGGTTTTTCAAGATTTAGCATTCATTATGCTGAATGACTTTCATCTTAATGTCACTCATTCATTTTGAGTACCTTTGTCCTACAATCTAATTTGGGTTAACGCACTTATATTTTCATGAATATAGTTAAAACCAATGAACCGGGTGCAAAGGATTTTGAACTTCATAGCGAGACTAGCAACCTTATTTTTAAGTTCTAAGAACCCTAGACCAAGAGTGTTCCTTCTTCAGCTGTAGTCCCTTAACCCAGAAGTCAGCAGTGTGATTCGACATCAACACTATATACATCTTACTTGCCTATTTCAACTCGGTGGCGAGTTGGCACTTCCGCACCAACTGCAAAAATGACGTAATTAGCTCTTAGTTACTTAGTCTGCGCGCTACATATACTTGGTAATTTTTAGGATTAACACCATGACCACCCTTCCACTTGGGTAGCTTGGCGTCATCCTTCCCAACTTCTCCCACCAGCtcttttttcaatttgtatATGCTTTAAGGCCAGCCATGGATATATTTGAAGGAACTTGAGAGAGAGGAGCATGAAATTGCAGTTGCACAGAGAGAGGGACatagctagagagagaaagagagggttgTCCAAAGGGGAGGGTGAAATTGTGGTTTGCTTCTAATATTAACCTAATTGTCAGAAAAGGAAAgggattctctccggatcccttcctcttaatccaccaaatcagTGGATCcgtgccattgaaatttgatccaacgactacaaacatgagtccactttaaaagttataataactttaaccgttggatcaaatttcaaaggtaCGAATCCACTGATttgatggattaggaggaagggatccggagaggatccctttccgtcAGAATAATGTTGGTAGTAAAAGGGTTGAAATTTGATGATTAATTAGCATTTGGCAGCTCAGCCATTACCAATTGACCCTCCAATAATTGTCAACTATTTAGTCGGTGCAATCCAATCCTGGGATCCATGTGCCATACAGGATTTGGTCACAAACTCAAAATtccaaaattaaataattaataagtTTTATTTACACTAATAACTAATCAGTAGTTCCTTACTTTTTTTATGTGTTTGAAAAAATAATGAGCAACAGAACATACACCGACACTTCCTACTCGGTTGTGGGAACTGGCTTGTCTTCaattattgttatttttctcaaaaatccAAAGGAATTTAATCCTTACAAAGCATGCAAACCCCACCATGCAAAATCAGATACGAATTCCAGGACAGGAGATGAGTCTTCATGGAGTAATCTTTGTCTGGAAAACTTGGTTTCCATCGTGCTCGCTTGCATTCATACCAAATAATGCACCGCGTCGGTTCAGCATTTTAAGAATGCATTGATAATTTGTCAGTTCTGCTAGCAACAATTATATTAGCATATAATGACATTTGGTTCTTTTATAAAACGCGTACGTTTGTTCCATAACCTAATCGTCCATTGGCAGTGGTATTCAACGATTTCGACTACGCCACCGACGCCCCATCCTGGCCATATTGCTTTGTTTCTGGAATTTATTCTGACCATttaccaaagaaacaaaagagaatCTTAAAAAGGTGGtccattgataaaaaaaacagaaacgAAATGTAAACTTAGACGTTCTGAATTTCGATCATTACAAATGCATGTAATATGAGTGGTTACGCACCGGTGTTCGAATTTATTTTAAGATATTGTATCCTATGAAGGACTGGACTGTAGAGATtctctactttttttttatttttttgaaaggaGCAAACTTGAGTCCAAAGGCACGCATCCCACGTCTTAGATCTACCAATATTGGAATTGACTTTtcatcacttaaaatcctaacTTTCTTAATAGATAATGATTGAATTAAGCAAGATCtcaaggaagaggaagaagaaagaagaaagaacagCTAATTTATAAATAATTCATTTACTATATATTAACTAGCACATAAATTAACACTTACAAATAATAGGAGAGAATATGCAAAAATAATTGCTtcgtaattaaaaaaaataaaaataataacatgATACTTAGTATTTACTAATCAATAAAATGCTCCCTAATTTTATGATGATAAGCAGCAACCTCTGCAATCTCCATTGTTGGATCAAACCACGTCTGCATTTGCCAACCACTCCTTCAACTTTCCACAAATTGCAGAGAACCCTCAAACCACCATTAATTTTTCAACCCGACCCCTCTATAACAACAATCCCACATGGCACAAAGATAAGAACATCAAAAAACAACAACATAGTCTAATTACATTGGTACAAATGATCTTCATGTTTGGAACAACAACAAAGATTAACATTAACAAGTAGTACTTTTTGATGATCTGCTATCGAATTTTTGGACCTTCGAATCTCTTATTAATTCCACAAAGGACCCAACTTTCTGGATTAATTTCAAAAACCAACACTTACCCATGAAATCTCAGCCGTAAACTTTCTTGGTTTTGGTCCTCCCATCGTCAAAATTGTACCTGTAAGTTTGTGGCAGGCTTCCGACATCAGAGCCCACGAGTTTCTTGAGCTCCGACCGGACTTTGTAGAACACATGCCTCCAGCTTCCTCTGTTGTCGGATCCAAGCACTTTGGTTTCTTCCTCGTTCATCTCCAGATCCTGGGCAAAAATGGGTTTCCTGGACATGATCCATGCCCAGCTCTGGACCCACCATTTTTTAATGGATCCTCCGGCGTACTCTCCCATGGCGGAAACCGATTTCGACCGGCTTAGTGCCCATGAGGTTGCAGGTGAAGAGATGGGCTGGAGCTTCAGGGACAGAGACGACAGCCGCCTGCGCAGCCCGGGCTGCTCTGTTAATTGTTCCTGAGAAACTGGAAGTGAATGATTTGCGGGCATTTTTCTGA
Encoded proteins:
- the LOC126587117 gene encoding uncharacterized protein LOC126587117, with the translated sequence MPANHSLPVSQEQLTEQPGLRRRLSSLSLKLQPISSPATSWALSRSKSVSAMGEYAGGSIKKWWVQSWAWIMSRKPIFAQDLEMNEEETKVLGSDNRGSWRHVFYKVRSELKKLVGSDVGSLPQTYRYNFDDGRTKTKKVYG